The following proteins come from a genomic window of Nicotiana tomentosiformis chromosome 12, ASM39032v3, whole genome shotgun sequence:
- the LOC104104364 gene encoding uncharacterized protein has protein sequence MSRCLNYQLLSLALLLLMTVDPSSQSRSTEENGVKSAVFLSPKIVLEPGSVSNKFYYNIDFPKGHIAIKNFDAEVVDEAGNSVPLHETYLHHWVVVRYYRQKGVEVAKYHGNLGFHQSDFIVKRNSGICDGGLTQYFGLGSETRKTITYVPDPYGIEVGNPAEVPPGYEERWLLNVHAIDTRGAEDRLGCTECRCDLYNVTKDEYDRNIEPDYVGGLRCCYDETRCRVKEGFQGARRSLYLKYTVKYIDWDPSIVPVKIYILDVTDTWKKPDKSTPTVSRHHCKIEYLVESCSAAEANADCTHTKKISVTFPSGGDVIYGVAHQHTGGTGSALHGEDGRVICSSLPIYGEGKEPGNEAGYIVGMSSCYPRPGSIKISEGETVTLISNYSSAQRHTGVMGLFYLLVAEPSPTPNSFLHSADGTGEIVILHNAVGVLAVFGIALLVGAAVIYQRRNQREEEGYESVLM, from the exons ATGTCAAGATGTTTAAATTACCAGTTGCTTTCACTGGCACTCTTACTGTTAATGACGGTTGATCCAAGTTCACAATCTCGATCAACGGAAGAAAACGGTGTGAAATCAGCTGTCTTTCTATCACCAAAGATTGTGCTGGAACCTGGATCGGTCTCTAACAAGTTTTACTACAACATTGACTTCCCAAAAGGCCATATTGCTATCAAAAATTTTGATGCTGAAGTAGTTGATGAGGCAGGGAATTCTGTACCCCTTCATGAAACATATCTTcatcactgggttgttgttagaTATTATCGACAAAAAGGCGTGGAAGTGGCAAAGTACCATGGCAATCTGGGGTTCCACCAATCAGATTTTATTGTTAAGAGAAACTCGGGGATATGTGATGGGGGTCTTACTCAATATTTTGGCCTTGGGTCAGAGACCCGAAAGACGATCACGTATGTTCCAGATCCTTATGGTATAGAGGTCGGCAATCCAGCCGAAGTACCTCCAGGATACGAGGAGAGATGGTTGCTCAATGTACATGCAATTGATACACGAGGTGCTGAAGATAGATTGGGATGCACTGAGTGCAGGTGTGATCTTTATAACGTTACCAAGGACGAGTATGACCGAAATATAGAGCCAGATTATGTTGGAGGCTTGAGATGTTGTTACGATGAAACAAGATGCAGAGTGAAAGAAGGGTTCCAAGGTGCAAGGAGAAGCCTGTACCTGAAGTACACGGTGAAGTATATTGATTGGGATCCCTCCATTGTGCCTGTCAAAATTTATATACTTGATGTCACTGATACATGGAAAAAGCCGGACAAATCAACACCGACCGTGTCAAGACATCACTGCAAG ATTGAATATTTAGTGGAGTCATGTTCTGCAGCTGAGGCAAATGCCGATTGCACTCATACAAAAAAGATATCTGTAACTTTTCCTAGTGGTGGAGATGTCATCTATGGAGTTGCCCACCAACATACAGGAGGGACTGGTTCAGCACTCCATGGAGAG GATGGACGCGTCATATGCTCATCTCTTCCAATCTACGGGGAAGGAAAAGAACCAGGAAATGAAGCTGGTTACATCGTTGGGATGTCCTCCTGTTATCCTCGTCCTGGCTCCATCAAGATTTCGGAGGGGGAAACTGTAACTTTAATATCAAATTATAGCAGTGCTCAAAGGCATACAGGAGTGATGGGGTTGTTCTATCTCTTAGTTGCTGAACCATCACCAACGCCTAACTCTTTCCTGCATTCTGCAGATGGA ACAGGTGAGATTGTAATATTGCACAATGCTGTTGGAGTCTTGGCAGTGTTTGGAATTGCTCTACTTGTTGGTGCTGCTGTAATTTATCAACGTCGGAATCAAAGAGAGGAGGAAGGCTATGAATCTGTATTAATGTGA